In Cytophagales bacterium WSM2-2, one genomic interval encodes:
- a CDS encoding ABC transporter permease — translation MFKNYLLVTLRNLRKNGTYSFINISGLAIGITCSMLILLWVFDELSFDKFHPKADRLYQVWANGHFDGKINSWTSVPLPTYEAMKTADSHIKHALVTDWGGDHLLTVSDNRLMKKGYYVSEEFLEMFEFPLSAGAATQVLDDPRSIVITESTAKALFGDQDPINKVIRVDNENDLKITGILKDVPKNSSFQFDFLMTWKFREQISSWVRRNTTNWGNYSFQVFLELGSPNDKTAVENSVRDMLTKHGETDFMKEFFIYPLERWRLHSNFENGIETGGMNDYVQLFSLIAIFILVIACINFMNLATARSERRAREVGIRKTVGSRRYELILQFIGESVFISLLAFSVAVLLTELLLPFYNDLVEKKLFINYSQPDFWVFGAGLILLTGIVSGSYPALYLSSFQPVKVLKGKIQVGKSASTPRKILVTLQFGFSILLIIGTIVIYQQIQLVKSRELGYDQENLMAVNYTNEVGKNYRAIKLELLATGAVEAVTKSNSAITDIHSNNFLGWPGKPEQLRVIFTTIATEYDYAKTMGIKILEGRDFSEDFKSDTMAIMVNKAGAQLMNLKDPIGTDLDLWGKKRKLIAILDDVLMGSPDEPIKPLFVILDPDWTDAVSIRLKKTKDLQASINTVKKVFEKYASAYPFEYKFADVEFQKKFTTINLTSKLASLFATLAIFITGLGLFGLAAFTAEQRTKEIGIRKVMGASVSNLVGLISKDFSLLVVISFIVSAPIAWWLLTKYLERYAIRTSIGWWVFPLTGAIALAFALAIVSTQALRAAHSNPASSLRND, via the coding sequence ATGTTCAAAAACTATCTGCTTGTCACGTTGCGCAACCTCCGGAAGAACGGAACCTATTCGTTTATAAACATCTCCGGGCTTGCTATAGGCATCACCTGTAGTATGTTGATTTTGCTATGGGTGTTTGATGAACTCTCCTTCGACAAGTTTCACCCTAAAGCTGATCGTCTATACCAGGTATGGGCCAATGGTCATTTCGATGGAAAAATCAATTCGTGGACAAGCGTTCCGTTGCCGACTTATGAAGCAATGAAAACGGCTGACAGCCACATCAAGCATGCTTTAGTAACGGATTGGGGTGGAGACCACCTGTTGACGGTATCGGATAACCGACTGATGAAAAAGGGATATTACGTCAGTGAGGAGTTTTTGGAGATGTTTGAATTTCCACTTTCAGCGGGAGCAGCTACTCAGGTTCTTGATGACCCACGATCGATAGTCATAACCGAGTCTACCGCAAAAGCGCTTTTCGGTGATCAGGATCCAATCAATAAAGTGATTCGTGTTGACAATGAGAACGACCTGAAGATTACTGGAATTTTGAAAGATGTTCCAAAAAATTCTTCATTTCAATTTGACTTCCTGATGACATGGAAGTTTCGGGAGCAGATTAGCAGTTGGGTGCGAAGAAATACTACTAATTGGGGAAATTATTCTTTCCAGGTTTTTCTTGAGCTGGGGAGCCCTAACGATAAGACAGCAGTTGAGAACAGTGTGCGGGATATGCTCACCAAGCATGGAGAGACTGATTTCATGAAAGAATTTTTTATTTATCCTCTGGAGCGATGGAGACTGCACTCCAATTTTGAAAATGGCATTGAAACAGGAGGGATGAATGACTATGTACAGTTGTTTTCACTCATTGCTATTTTCATTCTCGTGATAGCATGTATCAATTTCATGAACCTGGCTACAGCCCGGAGCGAGCGTAGAGCACGTGAAGTGGGTATTCGTAAAACTGTAGGGTCCAGGCGGTACGAACTGATTCTTCAGTTTATTGGAGAGTCTGTATTTATTTCACTGTTGGCTTTTTCTGTTGCAGTACTGCTCACGGAATTACTGCTCCCGTTTTACAATGATCTCGTAGAGAAAAAACTGTTCATTAATTATTCTCAACCCGACTTCTGGGTTTTCGGAGCGGGTCTGATCCTTTTAACCGGAATTGTTTCAGGCAGTTACCCCGCACTGTATCTCTCTTCCTTTCAGCCGGTGAAAGTCCTTAAAGGGAAAATCCAGGTCGGCAAGAGTGCAAGCACGCCACGGAAAATACTCGTGACTCTGCAATTTGGATTTTCGATTCTCCTCATCATCGGAACGATTGTCATTTACCAGCAAATCCAGTTGGTCAAGTCGAGGGAACTGGGTTATGACCAGGAAAACCTGATGGCGGTCAACTACACCAATGAAGTAGGTAAGAACTATCGGGCTATTAAGCTTGAGCTCCTGGCAACAGGAGCGGTAGAAGCTGTAACAAAGTCAAACAGTGCTATCACAGACATCCACTCCAATAATTTTTTGGGATGGCCAGGCAAGCCCGAACAACTTCGTGTGATCTTCACCACGATAGCAACTGAATACGATTATGCCAAAACAATGGGGATCAAAATACTGGAGGGACGTGATTTTTCTGAAGATTTTAAAAGTGACACCATGGCCATCATGGTCAATAAAGCGGGAGCACAGTTGATGAATCTGAAGGACCCGATTGGGACTGACCTTGATTTGTGGGGAAAAAAACGCAAACTGATTGCAATCCTGGATGATGTCTTAATGGGTTCACCTGATGAACCAATCAAACCCCTTTTTGTAATCCTTGACCCCGATTGGACGGACGCAGTGAGTATCCGCCTTAAAAAGACAAAGGATCTGCAAGCTTCAATCAATACGGTGAAAAAAGTCTTTGAAAAATATGCCTCAGCTTATCCGTTTGAATACAAATTTGCCGATGTGGAATTTCAGAAAAAATTTACCACAATCAACCTGACCAGTAAACTTGCAAGCCTCTTTGCAACATTGGCCATCTTTATCACGGGCCTGGGATTATTCGGGTTGGCTGCATTTACGGCTGAGCAAAGAACCAAGGAAATAGGGATACGAAAGGTGATGGGTGCCTCCGTCTCTAACCTCGTGGGATTGATTTCAAAAGACTTTTCGTTGCTGGTGGTTATCTCCTTTATTGTTTCTGCCCCGATTGCCTGGTGGTTGCTGACTAAATACCTTGAGCGTTATGCTATTCGTACCTCAATTGGCTGGTGGGTTTTTCCACTTACCGGTGCTATTGCTCTGGCATTCGCGCTCGCTATTGTAAGTACGCAAGCGTTGAGGGCGGCACATTCCAATCCTGCCTCGTCTTTAAGGAATGACTGA
- a CDS encoding DUF4856 domain-containing protein produces the protein MKFNYLLLSLFILGVSVSVISCKKDDVIPAYEVPTTYSFTNVNYAEASKRLVMIAQIETLMNTDNKAGGGTYIDSVKLKNMFANSGNPFSADSLNKSGFQLKDKTALSAQSVIQNFLYNQSLASLSTSPASNGTAGVGTTQTNSYILLSAKGVNYRQVFTKTMMAAMLANEMINLVKSSPDNNTVIAGKGTAMENAWDLAFGYFNVPVNFPTSTTGVKYLGSYCNQVNAGIGSNAILMDAFLKGRAAISHKDIAVKNVQADIIAKELELVVAAGAIHEIAEAKAGLTDAVQTVSRFSECMGFIIGLRYFSNKTITDAQFNTLYQTYLHNGDLYAITTSDMNNIVSTLASIYGFSNPGTI, from the coding sequence ATGAAATTCAACTACTTACTATTAAGTTTATTCATTCTAGGTGTCTCAGTTTCAGTAATTAGCTGTAAAAAAGATGACGTTATCCCGGCTTATGAAGTCCCAACTACCTACAGTTTCACGAATGTGAACTATGCTGAAGCCTCCAAGCGTCTGGTCATGATCGCTCAGATCGAGACCCTCATGAATACTGATAACAAAGCAGGGGGCGGTACTTATATTGATTCTGTCAAACTGAAAAATATGTTTGCGAATTCAGGCAATCCTTTTTCTGCCGATTCCCTGAACAAATCCGGCTTCCAGCTTAAGGACAAGACAGCGCTTAGCGCTCAATCCGTCATTCAAAATTTCTTGTACAATCAATCACTCGCAAGCTTGTCAACTTCACCGGCATCGAATGGTACAGCAGGCGTGGGCACTACCCAAACGAACAGTTATATCTTGTTATCGGCAAAAGGTGTAAACTACCGCCAGGTGTTTACAAAAACTATGATGGCAGCCATGCTCGCTAACGAAATGATAAATCTCGTGAAAAGCTCACCTGACAATAACACCGTCATTGCGGGTAAAGGCACCGCCATGGAAAACGCATGGGACCTGGCTTTTGGATACTTCAATGTTCCGGTCAATTTTCCTACGAGCACCACGGGCGTTAAATACCTGGGAAGCTATTGCAATCAGGTAAATGCAGGAATTGGTTCAAACGCTATTTTGATGGACGCGTTTTTAAAAGGGCGTGCTGCCATCAGCCACAAAGATATAGCTGTCAAAAATGTGCAAGCTGACATCATTGCAAAGGAACTTGAGTTGGTCGTTGCAGCGGGTGCGATTCACGAAATTGCAGAAGCTAAGGCCGGCTTGACAGATGCCGTTCAAACGGTTAGCCGTTTTTCGGAGTGCATGGGTTTCATCATCGGTCTTCGTTATTTCTCCAACAAAACGATCACGGATGCCCAATTCAATACGCTCTATCAAACCTATTTGCACAATGGAGATCTGTACGCCATCACGACCAGTGATATGAACAATATTGTAAGCACGCTGGCAAGCATTTATGGATTTTCTAACCCCGGTACTATCTAA
- the irpA gene encoding iron-regulated protein A precursor → MKFYIKGLIFCCMLIAMSCKKDSTVPANDFDRAALAANWANNIILPSYRNFNDAVNELDNAIRTFNTTPSGNNLSTAQGKFKNAYLAWQKCSPLGFGPADQLLLSKNLNTFPTNVIKINTNIASGNYNLDQIANLDAKGFPALDFLLFGIGANNNSILPLYATDTQASKRKDYLAAVSDNIKTQSDNVLNAWLPTGGNYLATFLNAKGTDVGSALGQVINGLDYDVDVLKNYKVAIPVGIMPSSGTQTGGPLPYEVEAYYSGISSQLIQVQLSAVRDIYLGNAAGTEGVGLDDYLIKINAQRNGSSLSDVITQQFASAITSMQAIPDPFSSVISNNPSTVISAYAQLQQLLVLLKTDMPSSLGVLITYNDNDGD, encoded by the coding sequence ATGAAATTTTATATTAAAGGGCTGATCTTCTGTTGCATGTTGATCGCTATGTCATGCAAAAAAGACAGCACTGTCCCTGCCAATGATTTTGACCGTGCAGCACTTGCTGCCAACTGGGCCAACAACATTATTTTACCCTCCTATCGGAATTTCAACGATGCCGTCAATGAGTTAGATAATGCTATCCGAACATTTAACACAACTCCATCGGGAAATAACCTATCAACGGCACAAGGCAAATTCAAGAATGCATACCTGGCATGGCAAAAGTGCTCTCCTCTCGGGTTTGGTCCGGCAGATCAGCTATTGCTCTCAAAAAATCTGAACACCTTCCCCACCAACGTTATCAAGATCAATACCAATATTGCCTCTGGAAATTACAATCTCGACCAGATTGCAAATCTTGATGCAAAAGGATTTCCTGCCTTGGACTTTCTGCTGTTCGGAATCGGTGCGAATAATAATTCCATTTTGCCTCTCTACGCTACAGATACCCAAGCCTCAAAACGAAAAGATTACCTGGCTGCGGTTTCAGACAATATCAAAACACAATCAGATAATGTGCTCAACGCCTGGCTTCCTACTGGAGGAAACTATCTTGCCACTTTCCTGAATGCCAAAGGAACAGATGTCGGAAGTGCTTTGGGGCAGGTCATCAACGGTTTGGATTATGACGTGGACGTGCTTAAAAATTATAAGGTTGCCATCCCGGTGGGTATTATGCCTTCTTCTGGAACACAAACTGGAGGGCCACTCCCATATGAAGTTGAGGCTTACTACAGCGGCATCTCATCTCAACTGATCCAGGTACAACTCTCCGCAGTCCGTGATATTTACCTTGGCAATGCTGCCGGTACTGAAGGCGTTGGATTAGATGACTATCTCATCAAAATTAATGCGCAACGCAATGGCAGTTCGTTGAGCGATGTGATCACTCAACAGTTTGCTTCTGCGATCACTTCCATGCAGGCCATTCCAGATCCATTCTCTTCAGTGATAAGTAACAATCCAAGCACAGTAATTTCGGCTTATGCTCAACTCCAACAATTACTGGTACTATTAAAGACGGATATGCCTTCTTCATTGGGTGTTTTGATTACCTACAATGACAATGATGGCGACTAG
- a CDS encoding type I deoxyribonuclease HsdR, producing the protein MQFQQIRKFSNSLERERHIAPLVVLRIAFGAVMFVSTVRFMLKGWVTEFYVKPVFHFTFYGFEWVKPLNETGLYFVYTLMALSCLCIMLGCFYRIASITFLILFLYCELLDKTYYLNHYYLVSLIAFLLTLVPAHRDFSVDAWRNSSIRVTQVPAWTISIFKIQLLIVYFYAGISKINYDWLIEALPLKIWLPAKERIPVVGSLFSYEWVAYFFSWFGAVFDLSIGFLLLNNRTRGLAYFFVIAFHLLTALLFKIGMFPFIMIALTLIFFSEDFHIKIINSLSTLFHFKTADSLQSDSSIRISKTLLPVLVIYFGLQLTIPFRHLFYPGDLFWTEEGYRFSWRVMLIEKSGTAFFYVEDANTHHKIEVMNSRYLSSYQEKMMTTQPDMILQYAHFLKNESEASGVKDPIVTVQSYVTLNGHGSRLFIDSSANLSKAKESFCHKSWILEQDQTGDRK; encoded by the coding sequence ATGCAGTTTCAACAAATTAGAAAGTTTTCGAATTCTCTCGAGCGCGAAAGACATATCGCTCCGCTGGTTGTTCTTCGAATAGCCTTCGGAGCGGTGATGTTTGTGAGCACCGTTCGATTTATGCTGAAGGGATGGGTTACTGAATTCTATGTCAAACCTGTATTTCACTTTACTTTTTATGGCTTCGAGTGGGTAAAACCACTCAATGAAACAGGCTTGTATTTTGTCTACACACTGATGGCACTCTCTTGCCTGTGTATCATGCTTGGATGCTTCTACCGCATAGCATCAATCACGTTTCTGATTTTATTCCTGTATTGCGAGCTGCTTGACAAAACTTATTACCTGAACCACTACTACCTGGTCAGCCTGATTGCATTCTTGCTTACACTCGTACCTGCACACCGGGATTTTTCAGTGGATGCCTGGAGAAATTCTTCAATAAGAGTTACACAGGTCCCTGCCTGGACCATTTCTATTTTTAAGATACAACTGCTGATTGTCTACTTCTACGCGGGAATTTCAAAAATCAACTATGACTGGTTGATCGAAGCATTGCCTCTGAAAATATGGCTTCCTGCCAAAGAGCGCATACCCGTTGTAGGGAGTTTGTTTAGTTACGAATGGGTAGCCTATTTCTTCAGTTGGTTTGGTGCAGTGTTCGATCTTTCCATCGGATTTCTGCTCCTTAACAACAGAACGCGTGGCCTTGCATATTTTTTCGTTATCGCCTTCCACCTGCTCACAGCGCTTTTGTTCAAGATCGGAATGTTTCCATTCATCATGATCGCGTTAACCCTCATTTTCTTCTCCGAAGATTTTCATATTAAAATAATCAATTCGCTTTCTACACTTTTCCATTTTAAAACAGCAGATTCATTGCAATCAGATTCATCTATTCGAATCTCCAAAACCCTACTCCCCGTATTGGTAATCTACTTCGGCCTACAGTTGACAATACCTTTTCGCCACCTGTTTTATCCAGGTGATCTGTTCTGGACAGAAGAGGGGTATCGTTTTTCATGGCGGGTAATGCTAATCGAAAAGAGCGGCACTGCTTTTTTTTACGTAGAGGATGCCAATACTCATCATAAAATAGAAGTGATGAATTCGCGGTACCTGTCATCTTATCAGGAAAAAATGATGACCACGCAACCCGACATGATCCTTCAGTACGCCCATTTTTTAAAGAATGAATCTGAAGCATCCGGTGTAAAAGATCCAATCGTAACTGTACAAAGTTACGTCACGCTCAATGGACACGGCAGTCGGCTGTTCATCGATAGTTCTGCAAACCTGTCCAAAGCGAAAGAAAGTTTTTGTCACAAGTCATGGATTTTGGAGCAAGATCAAACCGGTGATAGGAAATGA